One Citrus sinensis cultivar Valencia sweet orange chromosome 5, DVS_A1.0, whole genome shotgun sequence genomic window, TTGACATAACCCGATTATCCAACACAAACACAACATAAATGAATGAATACGGGTCATAAATTtaacacaattattaaatgggcCTAGATTGGGTTTACTCGATTTTTTTTCCGTCTCAAGTTAGGGTTAAAGTTCAACtaagaagagaagaaagaagagattGGCAATTGATTTTGGAAGAGATAACCAAAAATGTGAGACAATCATACTCAAAAGTTacctcaaaatttattttcagctGATGTGAGATTATTTCCTTACACAATGAAatcaaactaaataaatttgagcCAAAATCTATTTTCTCGGTTCATTTCAAACAATGAATTTTCAGGACCAATAATAATAGTCATTATTCAGCAATTCATCTCTACGTACAGGCAAAATTTCATTTAGAAGCCTCTACTTTAACTTACGGCTTTCTTCCATCTGATTTTTGCTTGATATCtaagatatatttatattttttcaactgATTTTCCCTCAAGTgttatcaattataattttttagtgaCAAGTCTTTCGTGGCCTCTTTTTACCGCTGTGTGGATTGTGATGGGAACTTCCATGTAGAATTCCTTTCCTAAATACAATCAATCCAACAATTCCcgatgaattaaataaaaaagactaTAAATTAAGGTTATCAATTATATCTTATCAAAGgtaaaattaagtttaatcAGCAATATTTAGAGAATCCTCAACGAACACataaataaagacaaatagCTTAGAAAATActtgtgaaaatgatttgtattttgtttaattaatcgTTGGACTGGCCTTCAATTCCACAATGACTAGTTAATTTTGTTCAAAGAAACGAAATTAAAGCCTTGCCTAATACAATCAACCCAGCAATACccaataaattgattaaataaagattataattaataatgttgttaatttttttttttcaaatagaaGGTTGTCAACTAATATATCTTATCGAAGACCATAGTGGGGTGTAGCTGCAACTGCGGAAATAGGGTCCACGTATGACGTATCTGTCATCTGCCACTGCCactcattctctctctcttcttttctcAAATTCCACAAAACCACCCGATaatctcttctcttctctcgTGGGTTAAATCAATTCATTCATTTCCCCCCGTCAATTTCTCTGTTTGGTGTTTCTCTTTGCGCAGGTCTTTGCTCAAACAGTTGTAGGAGATATGATTCGACTATTTAAAGTAAAGGAAAAACAGAAAGAAGATGCTGAGAATAACACAGGAGGTACACCTGTTAAAAAGCAATGCGCTCGGGAATTGCGTCTTCACAAAGATATCACTGAGCTGAACCTACCCGAAGCTTGCAAAATATCATTCCCCAACGGCCAGgatgatttaatgaattttgagGTCTCAATTAAACCTGATGAAGGATATTATCAAAATGGCACATTTGTGTTCTCTTTTGAAGTTCCCCCTATTTATCCACATGACGCACCAAAGGTTAAGTGTAAGACCAAGGTCTACCACCCAAATATTGACTTGGAAGGAAATGTTTGCCTCAATGTCTTACGAGAAGATTGGAAGCCTGTCCTCAACATAAACACTATTATTTATGGATTATATCATCTTTTCACGGAACCAAATCATGAGGACCCCCTTAATCATGATGCTGCTGAATTGTTGAGGGATAGCCCAGCTTGTTTTGAGACAAACGTGAGAATGGCTTTACAAGGTGGGTATATAGGGGACGAATATTTTGAGCCAGTTATGTAGCTTTTGTTCCATAGAACTCAGCGCCAACTGACACAATGTTATTGGTAACTTGAATGCTCGTGGTTTGCACAAGTTATTGAAAGCTTTTAGTACTTTCTGTTCATTCCTCTTGTGATCTTAAAATGAGGGTTTAACTCCTGAAAACGCCAACTGTATAACCTACACAAAAGTATACTGATGTTATGCTGTGAGTTGatacgttaaaaaaaaaaaactaatatatcTTATCgaagataaaattatgtttaattagcAATATTTTGAGAATGGTGCGAACGTATAAATAAAGACAAGTAGCTTAGAAAATGcttgtgaaaatgatttgtactttgtttaattaattgccCGACTAGCCTTTCAATTCGGTAAtgactaattaattttgttcaaagaaatgaaattaaagGCTTATCCAATACAATCAATCCAAGAATTCGtgataaattgaataaaaaagtaCCACAATTAAGATtgtcaattttcttttgttcatttgGAACGAAGGTTATCAGTGAATATATCTTGCGGAAGATAAAATTATGCTTAATTAGCTATATTTTGAGAATCGTCCACGAACAtttaaaaaagacaaacagcttagaaaatgattgtgaaaatgaattgtattttgtttaattaatcgTCCGACTAGCCTTTCAATTCGGGAAtgactaattaattttgttcaaagaaaataaattaaagcctTTCCTAACACAGTCAATCCAACAATTcacaataaattgaataaaaaagacTATAATTATAAAggttgtcattttttttaataatatatcttATTGAAGATCcgataaaattttgtttaatcagaaatattttgtttaattagaaatattttgagaatCGTCAACGAATATTGTATGGTGTGTAAACTTATATATAGTCGTATATCATATCAAATCAAAGATCACAACGAGAGTAACACGACGCTGCAAAAATTAGCTTGATCGGAGACCAAACGCGAATTTTTCTGTCCTGAAGCTGACTCGACTCACCGAGTTAAACCAAGtcaaaccaaaccgaaccaaGCCAAGCCGAGGCGAACCAGACCAAGTCGAACCGAGCCGACCCAAGCCACTGAGCCAAGTCAACTAAGTAGAAACGTTGACCGTTTACCATCGTTGACCGCTGACCGGCGTTGACCGTTGACCGAAAGTTTACTCGAGTTCCTCCCAAGGTTTTTCAACGTTCTGAATTCATCCGTGCATTCAAAATCTCCATATTCTCGCTCAATTTGTGAATTATGGCAAATGGTGGCATGATGTCATTCCAGGTTCCACAATTAAAGGGAAGTAAGTTCGACAATtggagtattaaaataaaggcTCTATTGGGTGCACATGACGTGCCCGTATGCTCttacatataaatattttctaagtgtGTAGGTCATTCTTTGTGAGGTTTGTGAGGAATAgcttgttaacatatatgtattcataatgttaattttaatgattacaaacaagattaagaatgattaagtttttaaagcTCACAATTAATCGATTCATATTAACTGTAAGAGAGAAAATAGGAGataagagaataaaaaataattaatgatatacTATGGGGCTCtgtaatcatttatttttgctacAAATGCCAGAAAATGAAGCCACTTTAACTACGGCGCGGaaagagaatttaaaagacttgaagaagaaagagaataaagtaaagtatctTATCTTTCAATTATTAGATGAAGATGCTTTTGAAATGATTGCTGGTGCAACCTCCTCAAAAGAAGCATGTGAGAAGCTAGAGACCTCTTACAAAGGAGCGGAGCAAGTTAAGAATGTTCGTCTCCAAACATTACGAGGAGAATTTGAGTCCTTACACATGAAGGCATCAGAGTTAATTTTTGACTACTTTACTCGGGTTGTGACTGTttctaatgaattaaaaagaaatgaggaGGAGTTAAAAGAGGTAAGGATCATTGAAAAGATACTTCGATTAGTAAACTCGAAGTTTGACCATATTGTTGTGACAATTGAGGAAACAAAAGATCTAGAAGATATGACGATCGAGCAACTTCAAGGAAGGTTCCAAGCCTATTaagaaaaactgaaaaagaagTAAGGAATCGAAGAACAACTTCTCAAGATGGAAGTcaatccaaagaaaagaaaagaaagctcTGACAACAAGAGAAGGCATTATGTTTGAGGTAGAGGTCGAGGACGAGGTAAAGGTCGTGGTCATGGACGAGGTAAAGGTCGTGGTCATGGACGAGGTTGGaatttcaacaacaacaactccAATTATGCCAAAGGAAAAAGCTCAACTAGAGGACAAGGCAGAGGCAATCCAAGATCGAGGTATGATAGATCCCAAGTACAATTCTATAATTGTCAAAAGTTTGGGCATTATGCTTCAGAATGTAGAGCTCCAAGTGCCACAATTGATGAGAGAGTGAATTGTgttgaagagaaaaatggtGAAGATAACACCCTTTTACTAGCACGCAATGACACAAGTGGAAGTCAAGAAAATACATGGTATCTTGACACAGGTGCTAGCAATCATATGAGAGGAAATAGAAGCATGTTCGTGGAACTAAATGAATTTGTGAATGGTAGTGTCGCTTTTGGAAATGATTCAAAAGTACCAGTAAAGGGCAAAGGTAACATTCTTTTGCATGCAAAAGATGGTAGCcaccaaataattttgaatgttTACTATGTGCCCAATATGAAAAGTAACATCCTTAGTTTGTAGTCGTTTTCTAAGAGATGACAAAGGAAATCTAATTACAGAGGTGAAAATGTCAAAGAATTGAATGTTtcctttaaatattcaaaatgatgtTACAAAATGTCTCAAACCCTGTCACAAAGATCCATCCTAGATTTGGCATCTTCAATATAGGCATCTCAACTTTTGAGGACTGAAGCTACTATCCAAGAAGAAGAACATGGTGAAAGGCTTACCATACATCAATCACCCTTATCAACTTTGTGAATGATGTTTAACTTGGCAAGCAATTGAAAAAGAGATTTCCAAAGGAGTCAAACTCAAGAGCTCAGAAGCCACTCGAGCTGAGAGTTTTCGCAAGCATTGcctatgtatatatattagacaAAAGAAAAGCCAAGCTGGATGACAAAAGTGAGAAGTTCATCTTCATCGGCTATGAAAACAACTCTAAAGGATACAAGCTTTACAATCCAAATAACATTAAGATCGTGATCAGCTGAGATGtagatttttatgaaaaatgagaatgagattttgGCTCTGGTATGGATGGCTTCAACTTCTTTCCCATAGAAGAAGATGATCATATACAGATAAAACAAGTAGAAGAACAACAAGAGCCAACTACTCTACCTATCTCACCAGCATCAACCATACGTGGAGATTCACCGCCATCTTTCTTAAATGAAAGACCCGAAGAACGTATGAGGAGTCTTCAAGATCTCTATGAGGTAACTAAGAGACATGATAATCTCACTTTCTTTTGCCTCTTTGTTGATTGTAAGCTAGTCAACTTCCAAGAAACTGTACTAGATGAGAAGTAAAGAATTGCAATGGATGAATAAATCAAAGCCATTGTGAAGAATTTTACTTGGGAGCTTACTACTCTTCCTAAAGGTCACAAGGCGATCGGTGTCAAATGGGTGTATAAAACGAAAAGAAATGCGAAGGGAGAAATTAAAAGGCACAAGGCGAGGCTAGATGCAAAAGGCTATAGTCAAAAGGCTGGCATAGACTACGACGAGGTATTTGCTCATGTAGCCCGACTTAAAACtattaaacttattatttCTTGGCTGCTCAGAGCAAATGGAAGATTTTTCAAACGGATATAAAGTCTGCTTTCTTGAATGGATatcttgaagaagaagtttaCATCGAACAACCATTAGACTATATAGTGAAATGACACAAAGACAAAGAtttgagattgaagaaagCTCTTTATGGGTTAAAGTAAGCATCTAGGGCATGGAATAATAGAATTGACAAGTATTTTCAAGAGAACAGCTTCACCAAATGCCCATATGAACATGCTCTCTAcgttaaagaaaaagatggagacATTTTGATTGTGTGCCTGTATGTGGATGATCTCATCTTCACTGGAAGTGATCCAAGCTTGTTTGAAGAGTTCAAGAGAGTGATGATCAAAGCATTCGAGATGACTGACATCGGACTGATGGCATATTACCTCGGAATTGAAGTCAAGCAAAAGGAAGAAGGCATATTTATCTCCCAAGAAAGCTATGCAAAAGAGATTCTCAAGAAGTTCAAGATGAATAATTGCAAGCCTATAAGCACGCCGGTGGAATGCAGAGTCAAGTTATCCAAATATAATGAAGGTGAAGATATAGAtccaacattttttaaaagtttggtTGGAAGCCTACGTTATTTGACATGCACAAGACCAGACATCATTTATGTTGTTGGACTTGTGGGTCAATATATGGAGAATCTAAAGACCACACATTTAAATCTGCAAAAAGAATCCTTCGCTACATCAAAGGTACAATTAATTTCGGCTTGTTATACTCATTTTCTAATGACTACAAGTGTTGGTAAATTTTAACTCAATTgttattggtgtcaatgtgcaagtgtacacacaagtaataaagtaataagtattcaagatcgtctccacagggattgatgttatcataaatgctacagcaatcacaatagtgctaTCTACCTTAATTTCAAGATGAACAAATTCAAAGTTGTTTACTACCAAAATTGACAATGGTAAGGAAATAAGACAAATAAatgcaataataaaataaactaagtaAATTGCATGAAAGAATCAATTGAGAATAAgatagttgaatgatcaaactctcttcaTAGGCTGACtgcttttcatcaaattaatacCAGTTGCTACAGCAATTCCTACAGCACTGGACAGAATTATTTTGCATCCTCAGTTGTCGCGTGTTGGATTTCTCATACCTTTAAGTAttctaacaatgaccagttgctattCTACATGAGGCATTGCATTGTGAACATCCATTCTATcaaccctacaaggtgaatgcCTATTTCTAGTTCTTCACAAGTtttaacttcaagtatagcccttatgggattcaagataaacttaatccaggaaactcaaatttagataaagtattactctaataatatctactaagacatgcccttttgcgaCTCTATTTTAACTTGAACCATTAagtgggtggtcaaccgaaatataAGTTATAATGATAACTACTAGAGTAACTTGCTACAGCAATTATATagcaactcataagaacagtcaagaacccattagattgtttgtcactaAACTACAAACAAGTTTAGTTCATacttagaaaaaaagaaacaaacagcAAACTAATGGCCACAAAGTACATTGGTTCAACCAAAGAGTAGAGAAAAGAACAAGTAAAGAACAATGAAGACTGAATCCAAACAACTCTATTTGATTCTTTGCTGGTGCAGACTTGGTTCTCTTGACTTCTActtgttttcttcatttccttttcaattttcttcaatGTTACTCCTTGCTGCCGTTCTATGTGTTGCACACCTCTTTTTATACTGAAAATTAGAGTAAGCAAGAGCCTAGGGTGCACATgagtcagattaggaaactgcagattGCAATCCTGTAGGTTTCCCGTACTAAAGTTTCTCTATCGTTGTTCTAgaattgctacagcaatggctACTCCAGCAACTGCTCTAGCACTGCACTGTtccaaattttgttttacttcttttgtggccatatTCTTCATCTTTTGTGCCAGCCTATTGCTTCAACATTCTTTCCCTAAATCATAAGCTTCTGAAAACCTACgattatgcacacaatttgatcataaattaattaaatcaaacaaaacttattaGGACGAAACTAAAacgaatgtttatgcaaaatgtaacaaaaatgcaataaaaacacataatttactctctaagttatcttaatttaagtctagaattgttgtaataactctcatttcatagagttatcaacaAGCTTGTTGGATATAGTGATAGCGATTGAGGTGGAGATGTAGATGATTGAAAGAGTACCACAGGATTTGTGTTCTTCATGGGAAATACTACTTTCACATGGATGTCAAAGAAGCAACCGATTCTCACACTATCAACCTGTGAAGCTTAGTATGTAGC contains:
- the LOC127902059 gene encoding NEDD8-conjugating enzyme Ubc12-like; protein product: MIRLFKVKEKQKEDAENNTGGTPVKKQCARELRLHKDITELNLPEACKISFPNGQDDLMNFEVSIKPDEGYYQNGTFVFSFEVPPIYPHDAPKVKCKTKVYHPNIDLEGNVCLNVLREDWKPVLNINTIIYGLYHLFTEPNHEDPLNHDAAELLRDSPACFETNVRMALQGGYIGDEYFEPVM